DNA sequence from the Amphiprion ocellaris isolate individual 3 ecotype Okinawa chromosome 17, ASM2253959v1, whole genome shotgun sequence genome:
ACATTCATGTCGAGTTTATTGAGGTTTGGAGTCCAATTCATTGTTGGTGTCATTCAAATATGTTGGCTGGTTAActgttttttggtttgtgtgtgtcataCATTAATTTTCTCCATTCTGTCAACCAGTAAAGATGCTGTCTTCTTTCCAGCCTCAGTAAAACTTGGTCCACACTGAAATTTTGCAACAACTGACGAATGGATTGCCAAGAAAAAGACATTGATGGTACCCAAAAGACATACCAAAATGACTTTcaactttgaaaaataaattagaatGGTAAATAGGATAAAGACAAGTGCTAAACATCTGCATGATAGCGTgctagcatttagctcaaataGCCATTGTGCCTTTTAGAGCCTTGTGGAGTTCAGCTTTTTCACATATTTAACAGTTAGAGATACAATAAAAGGGGATATGCAATTTTAAATAGAAAGAATCACTTACTGTGACCATgctcaaacaacaaaacatggaaaGTCAACAATaagtgcttcagtagaaggcaacTGGATGTCTCTTatccaagaggcttcctcaGTTCTAAATTACCAGAGAGGAGTCCCAGGTTTTCATTCTCACCCCCAAATCACACGGCTCATGTTGTGTTAATAGCCATGACTCACACGCCTCGAGGTGTGAATGGCAGGAGAGCAACATACACTTTCTAGACAGAGAAGATAGAATGTTTTGAGAGAGGAGTTAAAGAAGCCACCTATATTAAACTGAGGAGGAGGGTCTATGGCACCACTTATTTGGTACTTTTAACATAAATCATTAACAAGCCTAAAGTCCTGTAATTTAGGGGTTAGAAAAAATACCTGCACCAGTCAGCTGGAAGTGAGTAAACAGTTTGGATAGGATGTGAAATTTTTTCAAGAACCCAAAAAATAGATGTCTAGTTGCTTTTTACTTAGAAGCACTcaggattaccatgacctggatgactgagaatctacacacaTATCTAGACTTTATTCAAGTCAAGCAAATCTAAAATCAACTCCTTCCATTCTGGCACACACCAACTATTATTCTATAGATTTAACGTGTAAATTTTCCTTTGAGTGTATTTTAAACTGCAAATCTCAAAATATCCCAAGAAAATGAAACTAACTATTATACAATTCATATTTATATAGCCTTGTGGCACTACACTGGATCTAAgcaatattttgcaaatttgttGAAAGAGGtgttttaaaatcaataaagcCACGTAAGATTATTCTGATGCATCATGTACCTGCTGAAGTTTCATCatccttattttatttcatcttagCAGACAAGATAACAATGGAATCTGTGTATGAGTTGTAAAGGTGTTCAGTGGCACATACCCTGATCCTTCTGAAGTCCACAGGCTTTCGGATCAGCTCGTAGTACTCGGGTACCTCCTTCTTAGAGGGAAGCTGCACAAAGCCTTTACTGATCTGTCGTCCCAACCTGGAAGCACAGTGTCGACTTTCACTTAATCTCATTTTGTCCATTAAAAGGTTTGATTATTGGGCCAGTGGGTGGTTGACATTTACAGGTCATCATGGTGGATCACCTGAGGTCATTCCTCATCTTGTTATGCTCAGacggaaaacaaaaaatctgattttgtgGTGATCATTTTCCCTTTTGAACCTGGTATTACAACTTATTTAATACTGCAAGCACCAGTTCTATATTGTTTTCTCTATAAATAACAAGGGCGCCACAATTCTAACTGGATTGCTGCACTGATTGATTGAATTGATTAaaacaacattcaaaaactgccCCAAGTGACTAGCTGCACTACAGCCTCAAAGGCAGGTTTGCTTAAAAAACTACTGAACTTTTATTTTGGAACAGCAAAACATTTGAAGCTGAGATCTGGCTCAGTCCAGCAGCATGTGGTAAAAGAAATGCTGATGCTAGCATTTGGCTCAAAGCACCACCACTGTGCCTTAGTACTACCTTGCAGAACTGCTATTTTGAAAACTCTTAGTTTTTTGCAAAACTCAACCACTACTAAATtattgggaaaaaaacaaacaaaaaaacacaatggaTGTCAGCTTTAGAGGTCCCATGTGGTGAAAAtttgttattattgtattttgtaCTCGTTATAAGCTTGGATGTGTAAAATAAAGTCTGTTAATTTCGtctgttgtgcttcagtgcGACCTACACTCAGCCGGTTTCAGTCCTTTACATGTGTTCACTTCTCTCCTACTCCCTGTGCTCACATACAGCACATTTTAATGCAGCGGTATTCCCTATAAACTGTCCTCATTTACGTATTgttctgtctttgttgtcagacaacagcaCAAACATAATTAACAATTAAGACTACTTATTTTAGTGAGCATCCACCTCATAGTTACGGCTCTGCACCggtaaaaaactgattttacaaCTGCAACAAAGTTTGACAAACTAACCATACCTGAgttaaaaacaatgaatttgTACAGTCAATTTGGTTGTATTTCAATGCAAAATTATCGCTCAGAGACAAAGCTAGAAGCGATAAAAAGTCCTGGTCTCACACACTTATTTACAATTATGTCGGCTGCTGTGTGGTCAACTGTTTGCCTCTGTGGTATCaatgacacacagagagagtcttcttcctgaagaaaGTGTGCTCAGCAGCACCTCATCTGTATTTAAAACTATAGATACTGAAACTGCTCGTTTAAAACAGACATGTGACACTTTCATGAATTTGcagaaagaggcacaaaatgggACCTTTAAGTAATgataagcaataaaataaagccattttcatgtaaagtttgatattttataaagaaacgtgttgttttttgtgtttaaaataattctgaaaaataaacattttcacagaaaaaaaaagttatttgtgaagaaaaacaagccgTTGTACTTGGACTAGCATTCATACAGTTGCAGCACAGTGTGATGACACAACTCACAAATATTTGACAGCCCTCACCCATCCTTGTAGTTGATGACCATATCCACCAGTGTGTTCAGTGTTCTGGTGAGTTCAGGTGGATTTGGAGGCAGTTTCTCAGCTGGCGGGCGTCCTCGCTTCCGTTTGACCTTTTCACCAGTTTCTTGCCCGGCCTGCAGCTCTTTCTCGCCATGGTGATCACCTTTACGCTTCTTCAGACTGATGTCCTCTTCCATGTCCTCCAGGGAACCGTTCTCTGCTGCCTCAGGCTGCAGAAACAAGGAACAGAAACAAGGAACAATGAAAATCTAACAAACTCAAAGAAACTGGCAGAGTAAGGTGGATGAAACACTGCATGATGATCTGTGCATACTCGGTGTATACATTGTACACATACAGCCTGCGCCACTCTTCTTTTGTTGTTCACTTCATACTTTAGCATTTCATGAATAATGACTAGTGAATGAGAGGAATGAAGAACAGTTGTGACTGAGTCCCATTCAAAACtcttcatttttaacttttccgTTGACTTTCATGTGACAGCTCTCAGAAACTGCTACACAGTGGATGCTTTCAAAGACACAAACCTGAAGCACTTCAGACAGCAGCTATAGATTCTGAGCCTAAAGccctcaaattaaagcactCCCAGTCTCCATCTAATTAGCAGCATTGGCTGGAGTTCAAGAATGTAGAATTATCAAGTATGGTTTTGTATTCAAATGAAagaggatttatttatttattacaacaGTATCTGAATTTACATGCACTGGAGCGACCCAACTGCTGCGCTGTCTCTGCAAATTTAGGACAGATTATTTTATCTGGAGGCTTTGATGTCAGATGATTATCAAGgggatgcagatttttttttttgaatgcacAATGAATGTGAATAAATTTGAAGAAGTCATGTTGTACCAGTCTAAAAATGCTACAGTGCAATAAATATTAATCCATATTATCCTGGTTTGCACTCGCTTTGGTGCACGAAAACGAGATGGAAACATGACTTTAGGTGAGTGGCGTTTGATGAGGGCTGCCTGCTGAGTTATTTTCTGAGCATTTCACGGCTGCTTTTCGAATATCTGCAGCaaccactgtttttttttccacaaaggcAATTAGAGGCCAGAAACATGAGTATGCATGCAGCAAGAGCAGctcttgcagcagcagcagcagcagcagcagcagcagcc
Encoded proteins:
- the LOC111565443 gene encoding probable global transcription activator SNF2L2 isoform X1, coding for MKSFEWDSVTTVLHSSHSLVIIHEMLKYEVNNKRRVAQAVCVQCIHRPEAAENGSLEDMEEDISLKKRKGDHHGEKELQAGQETGEKVKRKRGRPPAEKLPPNPPELTRTLNTLVDMVINYKDGLGRQISKGFVQLPSKKEVPEYYELIRKPVDFRRIRERVRNHKYRSVGDLEKDIFLLCHNAQTYNLEGSQIYEDSIVIKSVFESARQRIVTDEQQKETVSASHSNNGGGAEDQFVPSAVKPLPVQIKKGTKEVRSRNTNMAKRLHSDLDSDEDLEDNTTKDEG